Proteins from a single region of Urocitellus parryii isolate mUroPar1 chromosome 4, mUroPar1.hap1, whole genome shotgun sequence:
- the Plcb3 gene encoding 1-phosphatidylinositol 4,5-bisphosphate phosphodiesterase beta-3 has translation MAGARPGVHALQLEPPTVVETLRRGSKFIKWDEEASSRNLVTLRVDPNGFFLYWTGPNMEVDTLDISSIRDTRTGRYARLPKDPKIREVLGFGGPDARLEEKLMTVVAGPDPVNTTFLNFMAVQDDTVKVWSEELFKLAMNILAQNASRNTFLRKAYTKLKLQVNQDGRIPVKNILKMFSADKKRVETALESCGLNFNRSESIRPDEFSLEIFERFLNKLCLRPDIDKILLEIGAKGKPYLTLEQLMDFINQKQRDPRLNEVLYPPLRPSQARLLIEKYEPNQQFLERDQMSMEGFSRYLGGEENGILPLEALDLSADMTQPLSSYFINSSHNTYLTAGQLAGTSSVEMYRQALLWGCRCVELDVWKGRPPEEEPFITHGFTMTTEVPLRDVLEAIAETAFKTSPYPVILSFENHVDSAKQQAKMAEYCRSIFGDALLIDPLDKYPLAPGVPLPSPQDLMGRILVKNKKRHRPSTSVPDSAARKRPLEQSNSALSESSATTEPSSPQLGSPSSDSCPGLSNGEEAGLEKPSLEPQKSLGEEVPNRGPDVLGSADREDEEEDEEEEESTDPKKPTTDEGTASSEVNATEEMSTLVNYIEPVKFKSFEAARKRNKCFEMSSFVETKAMEQLTKSPMEFVEYNKQQLSRIYPKGTRVDSSNYMPQLFWNVGCQLVALNFQTLDVPMQLNAGVFEYNGRSGYLLKPEFMRRPDKSFDPFTEVIVDGIVANALRVKVISGQFLSDRKVGIYVEVDMFGLPVDTRRKYRTRTSQGNSFNPVWDEEPFDFPKVVLPTLASLRIAAFEEGGRFVGHRILPVSAIRSGYHYVCLRNEANQPLCLPALLIYTEASDYIPDDHQDYAEALINPIKHVSLMDQRAKQLAALIGESEAQAGPETCQETQSQQQGAQPSSNPTPSPLETPPRWTPGPATSPTSTSLSSPGQRDDLIASILSEVAPTPLEELRGHKALVKLRSRQERDLRELHKKHQRKALALTRRLLDALAQARAESRGGAADVEDVKEEEEAKRYREFQNRQVQSLLELREAQVDIEAERRLEHLRQAQQRLREILLDVHTTQFKRLKEMNEREKKELQKILDRKRHNSISEAKTREKHKKEVELTEINRRHITESVNSIRRLEEAQKQRHDRLVAGQQQVLQQLAEEEPKLLAQLTQECQEQRARLPQEIRWSLLGETPEGLRDGPLVACASNGHAPGSSGHLSGVDSESQEENTQL, from the exons ATGGCGGGCGCCAGGCCCGGCGTCCACGCGCTACAGCTGGAGCCGCCCACCGTGGTGGAGACCCTGCGGCGCGGGAGTAAGTTCATCAAATGGGACGAG GAAGCCTCCAGTCGTAACCTGGTGACCCTGCGGGTGGACCCCAATGGTTTCTTCTTATACTGGACAGGACCCAACATG GAGGTGGACACACTGGATATCAGTTCCATCAGGGACACGCGGACAGGCCGTTATGCCCGCCTACCCAAG GACCCCAAGATCCGGGAAGTGTTGGGCTTTGGGGGTCCTGATGCTCGACTGGAGGAGAAGCTGATGACGGTGGTGGCCGGCCCAGACCCAGTAAACACCACATTCTTGAACTTCATGGCTGTACAGGATGACACAGTCAAG GTCTGGTCGGAGGAGCTGTTCAAGCTGGCTATGAATATCCTGGCTCAAAACGCCTCCCGGAACACCTTCCTGCGGAAAGC ATACACAAAGCTGAAGCTGCAGGTGAACCAGGATGGGCGGATCCCTGTTAAGAA CATCCTGAAGATGTTCTCTGCGGACAAGAAGCGGGTGGAGACAGCACTGGAGTCCTGTGGCCTCAATTTCAACCGG AGTGAGTCCATCCGGCCCGATGAGTTTTCCTTGGAAATCTTCGAGCGATTTCTGAATAAGTTGTGTCTGCGGCCGGACATTGACAAGATCCTGCTGGAGAT AGGTGCCAAGGGCAAGCCATACCTGACGCTGGAGCAGCTCATGGACTTCATCAACCAGAAGCAGAGGGACCCGAGACTCAATGAAGTACTGTACCCTCCCCTGCGTCCTTCCCAGGCCCGGCTGCTCATCGAGAAGTATGAGCCTAACCAGCAGTTCCTGGAGCGCG accAGATGTCCATGGAAGGCTTCAGCCGCTacctgggaggggaggagaatggCATCTTGCCACTGGAAGCCCTGGACCTAAGCGCGGACATGACCCAACCACTGAGCTCCTACTTCATCAACTCCTCACACAACACGTACCTCACAG CGGGACAGCTGGCCGGCACCTCGTCGGTGGAGATGTACCGCCAGGCGCTGCTGTGGGGCTGCCGCTGTGTGGAGCTGGACGTGTGGAAGGGGCGGCCTCCCGAGGAGGAGCCCTTCATCACCCACGGCTTCACCATGACCACCGAGGTGCCGCTGCGGGATGTGCTAGAGGCCATCGCCGAAACCGCCTTCAAGACCTCCCCCTACCCCGTCATCCTGTCCTTCGAGAACCACGTGGACTC GGCCAAGCAGCAGGCCAAGATGGCCGAGTACTGCCGCTCCATCTTTGGGGACGCGCTGCTCATTGACCCTCTGGACAAGTACCCG CTGGCGCCGGGCgtgcccctgcccagcccccaggACCTGATGGGCCGCATCCTGGTGAAGAACAAGAAGAGGCACCGGCCCAGCACCAGCGTCCCTGACAGCGCCGCGCGCAAGCGGCCCCTAGAACAGAGCAACTCCGCCCTGAGCGAGAGCTCTGCCACCACGGAGCCCTCGTCCCCCCAGCTCG GGTCCCCCAGCTCCGACAGCTGCCCAGGCCTGAGTAACGGGGAAGAGGCGGGGCTGGAGAAGCCCAGCCTGGAGCCCCAGAAGTCTCTGGGTGAGGAGGTCCCGAACCGGGGCCCTGATGTCCTGGGGTCTGCTGACcgtgaggatgaggaggaagatgaagaagaggaggaatcTACAGACCCCAAAAAGCCCACCACAGATGAG GGCACGGCCAGCAGTGAGGTCAATGCCACCGAGGAGATGTCGACGCTGGTCAACTACATCGAGCCTGTCAAGTTCAAGTCCTTTGAGGCTGCTCGAA AAAGGAACAAGTGCTTCGAGATGTCCTCCTTTGTGGAGACCAAGGCCATGGAGCAGCTGACCAAGAGCCCCATGGAGTTCGTGGA ATACAACAAGCAGCAGCTCAGCCGCATCTACCCCAAGGGCACCCGTGTGGACTCCTCCAACTACATGCCCCAGCTCTTCTGGAACGTGGGCTGCCAGCTTGTCGCTCTCAACTTCCAGACCCTGG ATGTGCCAATGCAGCTCAATGCAGGTGTATTTGAGTACAATGGGCGCAGCGGGTACCTGCTCAAGCCTGAGTTCATGCGGCGGCCGGACAAGTCCTTTGACCCCTTCACTGAGGTCATCGTGGATGGCATTGTGGCCAATGCCTTGCGGGTCAAG GTGATCTCGGGGCAGTTCCTCTCTGACAGGAAGGTGGGCATCTACGTGGAGGTGGATATGTTTGGTCTCCCCGTTGACACACGGCGCAAGTACCGCACAAGGACATCTCAGGGGAACTCGTTCAACCCCGTGTGGGATGAGGAGCCCTTTGACTTCCCCAAG GTGGTGCTGCCCACGCTGGCGTCACTTCGCATTGCTGCCTTTGAGGAGGGTGGCAGATTCGTGGGGCACCGGATTCTGCCTGTCTCTGCCATCCGCTCAG GGTACCACTACGTCTGCCTGCGGAACGAGGCCAACCAGCCACTGTGCCTGCCAGCCCTGCTCATCTACACGGAGGCCTCTGACTACATCCCTGATGACCACCAGG ACTATGCAGAGGCTCTGATCAACCCCATTAAACATGTCAGCCTGATGGACCAGCGGGCCAAGCAGCTGGCCGCTCTCATTGGGGAGAGCGAG gcccaggctggccCAGAGACATGCCAGGAGACCCAGTCTCAGCAGCAAGGGGCCCAGCCCTCCTCAAACCCCACACCCAGCCCACTGGAGACTCCCCCTCGCTGGACCCCAGGCCCTGCCACCTCCCCCACCAGCACCTCCCTCAGCAGCCCAG GGCAGCGGGACGATCTCATTGCCAGCATCCTCTCAG AGGTGGCCCCCACTCCACTGGAGGAGCTCCGAGGCCACAAGGCTCTGGTGAAGCTCCGGAGCCGTCAGGAGCGGGACCTGCGGGAGCTGCACAAGAAGCATCAGCGCAAGGCTTTGGCCCTCACCCGCCGCCTGCTCGATGCTCTGGCCCAGGCCCGGGCTGAAAGCAG GGGTGGGGCCGCCGACGTGGAGGacgtgaaggaggaggaggaggctaaGAGGTATCGAGAGTTCCAGAACAGACAGGTGCAAAGCTTGCTGGAGCTGAGGGAGGCCCAGGTGGACATAGAGGCTGAGCGGAGGCTAGAGCACCTGAGACAG GCTCAGCAGCGGCTCAGGGAGATCCTCCTGGATGTGCACACAACTCAGTTCAAAAGGCTGAAGGAGATGAACGAGAG GGAGAAGAAGGAGCTGCAGAAGATCCTGGACAGGAAGCGCCACAACAGCATCTCTGAGGCCAAGACAAGAGAGAAACATAAGAAAGAAGT GGAACTGACGGAGATTAACCGTCGGCACATCACCGAGTCCGTCAACTCCATCCGTCGG CTGGAGGAGGCCCAGAAGCAGCGACATGACCGCCTAGTGGCTGGGCAGCAGCAGGTGCTGCAGCAACTGGCAGAAGAGGAGCCCAAG TTGCTGGCCCAGCTGACCCAGGAGTGTCAGGAGCAGCGGGCGAGGCTGCCTCAGGAGATCCGATGGAGCCTGCTGGGAGAGACACCAGAGGGGCTAAGGGACGGGCCCCTGGTGGCCTGTGCCAGCAATGGCCATGCACCCGGGAGCAGTGGGCACCTGTCTGGTGTTGACTCGGAGAGCCAGGAGGAGAACACGCAGCTCTGA
- the Ppp1r14b gene encoding LOW QUALITY PROTEIN: protein phosphatase 1 regulatory subunit 14B (The sequence of the model RefSeq protein was modified relative to this genomic sequence to represent the inferred CDS: inserted 1 base in 1 codon; deleted 1 base in 1 codon; substituted 1 base at 1 genomic stop codon), protein MLQLPPGAPSAAXRRGAARNRARELTXASGPEPAGGRPGGGGAGRGPGAHVAPAAAMADSGPAGGAALAAPAPGPGGGGPGPRVYFQSPPGAAGEGPGGADDEGPVRRQGKVTVKYDRKELRKRLNLEEWILEQLTRLYDCQEEEIPELEIDVDELLDMETDDTRAARVKELLVDCYKPTEAFISGLLDKIRGMQKLSTPQKK, encoded by the exons ATGCTGCAGCTGCCCCCGGGCGCCCCCTCCGCCG CTCGCCGCGGAGCTGCGCGGAACCGAGCCCGCGAGCTAACCTGAGCCAGCGGCCCGGAGCCAGCCGGCGGGCGTCCGGGAGGCGGCGGCGCAGGGAGGGGCCCG GGCGCGCACGTGGCCCCGGCGGCCGCCATGGCGGACAGCGGCCCCGCGGGGGGCGCGGCGTTGGCGGCCCCGGCCCCTGGGCCGGGCGGTGGTGGCCCTGGGCCCCGCGTGTACTTTCAGAGCCCCCCTGGGGCGGCAGGCGAGGGCCCGGGCGGTGCGGACGACGAGGGCCCAGTGAGACGCCAAGGGAAGGTCACCGTCAAGTACGACCGCAAGGAGCTGCGGAAGCGCCTCAACCTAGAGGAGTGGATCTTGGAACAGCTCACGCGCCTCTACGACTGCCAG GAAGAAGAGATCCCAGAGCTGGAGATTGACGTGGATGAGCTCCTGGACATGGAGACCGATGATACCCGGGCTGCCAGGGTCAAG GAGCTGCTGGTTGACTGTTACAAACCCACTGAG GCCTTCATCTCTGGCCTGCTGGACAAGATCCGGGGCATGCAGAAGCTGAGCACACCCCAGAAGAAATAA
- the Fkbp2 gene encoding peptidyl-prolyl cis-trans isomerase FKBP2 produces MRLSWILTVLSVCLSALAMATRAEGKRKLQIGVKKRVDHCPIKSRKGDVLHMHYTGKLEDGTEFDSSLPQNQPFVFSLGTGQVIKGWDQGLLGMCEGEKRKLVIPSELGYGERGAPPKIPGGATLVFEVELLKIERRSEL; encoded by the exons ATGAGGCTGAGCTGGATCCTGACAGTACTGTCCGTCTGCCTGAGTGCCCTGGCCATGGCCACGAGGGCCGAGGGCAAACGGAAGCTGCAGATCGGGGTCAAGAAGCGGGTGGACCACTGTCCCATCAAATCGCGCAAGGGAGACGTCTTGCACATGCACTACACG GGAAAGCTGGAAGATGGGACGGAGTTTGACAGCAGCCTGCCCCAGAACCAGCCCTTTGTCTTCTCCCTTGGCACAGGCCAGGTCATCAAGGGCTGGGACCAGGGGCTGCTGGG GATGTGTGAGGGGGAAAAGCGGAAGCTTGTGATCCCATCTGAGCTGG GGTATGGAGAACGGGGAGCTCCCCCAAAGATCCCAG GTGGCGCAACCCTGGTGTTCGAGGTGGAACTGCTCAAGATTGAACGACGTTCAGAACTGTAG
- the LOC144254361 gene encoding uncharacterized protein LOC144254361, translated as MPQGEGSHAARGGALELGAGRGIETGGPSERVRVEGGARGRGVELGRLGGGAYPLEEELEQVEGGASGSETEGDGAQALGAGPQPVSGVAPVQEKGSSSAEGGASGPGAELHSLKGGAKEPSEGLNPSNGPGRPRGGGLRGGRAWGRGRPRTPPGEVVWVERARRPADTGPVWVPRRPPRAQSWGGASGGGTGPGWGVPPEDRASPEPPSGDVWVPRGRPPAAASEVWVCWAGGSWVWREWGRPVGATAVQSDRVWTLRKGTGGN; from the coding sequence ATGCCGCAGGGGGAGGGTTCTCACGCCGCACGGGGCGGAGCCCTGGAGCTCGGGGCGGGACGTGGAATAGAAACGGGTGGGCCTTCCGAGAGGGTGCGGGTGGAAGGCGGAGCTCGGGGACGGGGGGTAGAGCTAGGACGGCTGGGGGGCGGAGCCTATCCCTTGGAGGAGGAGCTGGAACAGGTGGAAGGCGGAGCCTCGGGTTCGGAGACCGAGGGGGACGGAGCCCAGGCACTGGGGGCGGGGCCTCAGCCGGTGAGTGGCGTGGCTCCGGTTCAGGAAAAGGGGTCTAGTTCGGCTGAGGGCGGAGCTTCAGGGCCGGGGGCGGAACTGCACTCTCTAAAGGGCGGAGCCAAGGAGCCAAGTGAAGGGCTAAACCCGAGTAATGGCCCGGGGCGTCCACGCGGGGGCGGTCTCCGTGGTGGCCGAGCCTGGGGACGCGGTAGGCCGAGAACTCCCCCGGGAGAGGTGGTATGGGTGGAGCGGGCTCGGCGGCCAGCCGACACCGGGCCAGTCTGGGTGCCTCGGAGGCCCCCCAGGGCGCAGAGCTGGGGTGGAGCCTCCGGAGGAGGCACAGGGCCAGGCTGGGGGGTACCTCCGGAGGACCGGGCCTCCCCGGAGCCACCCAGTGGGGATGTGTGGGTGCCTCGGGGCCGACCCCCTGCAGCGGCCTCAGAGGTGTGGGTGTGCTGGGCAGGGGGCAGCTGGGTGTGGCGTGAGTGGGGCCGCCCGGTCGGGGCAACTGCTGTGCAGTCAGATAGGGTCTGGACTTTGCGTAAAGGGACGGGTGGGAACTGA
- the Vegfb gene encoding vascular endothelial growth factor B isoform X3, which produces MRPLLRRLLFAVLLQLAPAQAPVSQPDVPGHQKKVVSWIDVYARATCQPREVVVPLTVELMGTVAKQLVPSCVTVQRCGGCCPDDGLECVPTGQHQVRMQILMIRYPSSQLGEMSLEEHSQCECRCQPGPTSELAESRPKKKESAVKPDSPRTPCPRCTQRRQRPDPRTCHCRCRRRSFLRCQGRGLELNPHTCRCRKLRR; this is translated from the exons ATGCGCCCCCTGCTCCGCCGCCTGCTGTTCGCCGTGCTCCTGCAGCTGGCCCCAGCCCAG GCCCCTGTCTCCCAGCCTGATGTCCCTGGCCACCAGAAGAAAG TGGTGTCATGGATAGACGTGTATGCTCGTGCCACCTGCCAGCCTCGGGAGGTGGTAGTGCCCCTGACTGTGGAGCTCATGGGTACTGTGGCCAAACAACTGGTGCCTAGCTGTGTGACTGTGCAGCGATGCGGTGGCTGCTGCCCTGACGATGGCCTGGAGTGCGTGCCCACCGGGCAGCACCAAGTCCGAATGCAG ATCCTCATGATCCGGTATCCAAGCAGTCAGCTGGGGGAGATGTCCCTGGAAGAACACAGCCAATGTGAATGCAGGTGCCAGCCAGGCCCAACTTCTGAACTTGCAGAGTCCAG accaaaaaaaaaggagagtgcTGTGAAGCCAGACAG CCCCAGGACCCCCTGCCCACGCTGCACCCAGCGCCGCCAGCGCCCTGACCCACGGACCTGCCACTGCCGCTGCCGACGCCGCAGCTTCCTCCGTTGCCAAGGGCGGGGCTTAGAGCTCAACCCACACACCTGCAG GTGCCGGAAGCTGCGAAGGTGA
- the Vegfb gene encoding vascular endothelial growth factor B isoform X4, translating to MRPLLRRLLFAVLLQLAPAQAPVSQPDVPGHQKKVVSWIDVYARATCQPREVVVPLTVELMGTVAKQLVPSCVTVQRCGGCCPDDGLECVPTGQHQVRMQILMIRYPSSQLGEMSLEEHSQCECRPKKKESAVKPDSPRTPCPRCTQRRQRPDPRTCHCRCRRRSFLRCQGRGLELNPHTCRCRKLRR from the exons ATGCGCCCCCTGCTCCGCCGCCTGCTGTTCGCCGTGCTCCTGCAGCTGGCCCCAGCCCAG GCCCCTGTCTCCCAGCCTGATGTCCCTGGCCACCAGAAGAAAG TGGTGTCATGGATAGACGTGTATGCTCGTGCCACCTGCCAGCCTCGGGAGGTGGTAGTGCCCCTGACTGTGGAGCTCATGGGTACTGTGGCCAAACAACTGGTGCCTAGCTGTGTGACTGTGCAGCGATGCGGTGGCTGCTGCCCTGACGATGGCCTGGAGTGCGTGCCCACCGGGCAGCACCAAGTCCGAATGCAG ATCCTCATGATCCGGTATCCAAGCAGTCAGCTGGGGGAGATGTCCCTGGAAGAACACAGCCAATGTGAATGCAG accaaaaaaaaaggagagtgcTGTGAAGCCAGACAG CCCCAGGACCCCCTGCCCACGCTGCACCCAGCGCCGCCAGCGCCCTGACCCACGGACCTGCCACTGCCGCTGCCGACGCCGCAGCTTCCTCCGTTGCCAAGGGCGGGGCTTAGAGCTCAACCCACACACCTGCAG GTGCCGGAAGCTGCGAAGGTGA
- the Vegfb gene encoding vascular endothelial growth factor B isoform X1, with protein MRPLLRRLLFAVLLQLAPAQAPVSQPDVPGHQKKVVSWIDVYARATCQPREVVVPLTVELMGTVAKQLVPSCVTVQRCGGCCPDDGLECVPTGQHQVRMQILMIRYPSSQLGEMSLEEHSQCECRCQPGPTSELAESRPKKKESAVKPDRAATPHHRPQPRSLQGWDSAPGAPSPADITHPTPAPGPPAHAAPSAASALTHGPATAAADAAASSVAKGGA; from the exons ATGCGCCCCCTGCTCCGCCGCCTGCTGTTCGCCGTGCTCCTGCAGCTGGCCCCAGCCCAG GCCCCTGTCTCCCAGCCTGATGTCCCTGGCCACCAGAAGAAAG TGGTGTCATGGATAGACGTGTATGCTCGTGCCACCTGCCAGCCTCGGGAGGTGGTAGTGCCCCTGACTGTGGAGCTCATGGGTACTGTGGCCAAACAACTGGTGCCTAGCTGTGTGACTGTGCAGCGATGCGGTGGCTGCTGCCCTGACGATGGCCTGGAGTGCGTGCCCACCGGGCAGCACCAAGTCCGAATGCAG ATCCTCATGATCCGGTATCCAAGCAGTCAGCTGGGGGAGATGTCCCTGGAAGAACACAGCCAATGTGAATGCAGGTGCCAGCCAGGCCCAACTTCTGAACTTGCAGAGTCCAG accaaaaaaaaaggagagtgcTGTGAAGCCAGACAG GGCTGCCACTCCCCACCACCGTCCCCAGCCCCGCTCTCTTCAGGGCTGGGACTCTGCTCCTGGAGCACCCTCCCCAGCTGACATCACCCATCCCACTCCAGCCCCAGGACCCCCTGCCCACGCTGCACCCAGCGCCGCCAGCGCCCTGACCCACGGACCTGCCACTGCCGCTGCCGACGCCGCAGCTTCCTCCGTTGCCAAGGGCGGGGCTTAG
- the Vegfb gene encoding vascular endothelial growth factor B isoform X2 — MRPLLRRLLFAVLLQLAPAQAPVSQPDVPGHQKKVVSWIDVYARATCQPREVVVPLTVELMGTVAKQLVPSCVTVQRCGGCCPDDGLECVPTGQHQVRMQILMIRYPSSQLGEMSLEEHSQCECRPKKKESAVKPDRAATPHHRPQPRSLQGWDSAPGAPSPADITHPTPAPGPPAHAAPSAASALTHGPATAAADAAASSVAKGGA; from the exons ATGCGCCCCCTGCTCCGCCGCCTGCTGTTCGCCGTGCTCCTGCAGCTGGCCCCAGCCCAG GCCCCTGTCTCCCAGCCTGATGTCCCTGGCCACCAGAAGAAAG TGGTGTCATGGATAGACGTGTATGCTCGTGCCACCTGCCAGCCTCGGGAGGTGGTAGTGCCCCTGACTGTGGAGCTCATGGGTACTGTGGCCAAACAACTGGTGCCTAGCTGTGTGACTGTGCAGCGATGCGGTGGCTGCTGCCCTGACGATGGCCTGGAGTGCGTGCCCACCGGGCAGCACCAAGTCCGAATGCAG ATCCTCATGATCCGGTATCCAAGCAGTCAGCTGGGGGAGATGTCCCTGGAAGAACACAGCCAATGTGAATGCAG accaaaaaaaaaggagagtgcTGTGAAGCCAGACAG GGCTGCCACTCCCCACCACCGTCCCCAGCCCCGCTCTCTTCAGGGCTGGGACTCTGCTCCTGGAGCACCCTCCCCAGCTGACATCACCCATCCCACTCCAGCCCCAGGACCCCCTGCCCACGCTGCACCCAGCGCCGCCAGCGCCCTGACCCACGGACCTGCCACTGCCGCTGCCGACGCCGCAGCTTCCTCCGTTGCCAAGGGCGGGGCTTAG